The genomic region CGCGTCGCCCGCGTTTCCCACCGGCACCACGCTGGCGCCGGACCTTCTCTCCGAGCTCCCGCACGACGCCGCGTTCGCGCTCTGGCAGGTGCTGCGCTGCGTGGAGCTGTGGACCGCGGAGCCCGAGGGTGCCCGCCGCGAGGTGTTCGACCGCGCGTACATGGAACGCTGGGAGCGGTCGCTCCTGACCGGCCCGCTGGAGCCGGAGGCGCGCTTTCCGCTGGCCGTGGTGGTCAGCGAGCTGGCGGCGGCCACGGCGGGCGGCGGGCGGCTGCCCTGGGCGTGCGTGTGCGTGGCCGACTGGGCGCTGGGGCGCGGCGCCCGGCGCGCGGGGCTGGCCTTCGCCGAGGCTGCGGCGCGCACGGCGCCGCAGCAGCCGCGCTACGCCTGGCTGGCGGGACGGCTCCTGCGCGGCCACGGCAACGCGCGCGACGGCGAGCGATGGCTTCGCCGCGCCCACCGCCTTGCCGTCGTCCAGCGCGACTGGGAAACCCAGGCGCGCTCGCTGACCTCGCTGGGAAACGTCTGCCTGGAAACCGGGCGGTATCCTGAGGCGCGGGGCTACCATTCCCGCGCGCTGCGCATCTCCCGCCGCTTCCGCCTGCGCGAGCAGGAGGCGATGGCGCTGCACGACCTGTTCGTGATCGCCTCGGTCGAGGGGAGTCGCGGCGAGGCCGAGCGGTACGCCCGCGGTGCGCTCGAAGCATACGGGCCGTTTGACCGCCGCATCCCGGCGCTGGCGCACGACCTGGCGTATTCGTGGATGGAGCAGGGATACTTCGCACGCGCCTTGAGCTTGTTCTCCGCGCTTCGGCCTTACTTCTCCCGGCCGAACGAAGAGCTGCGCATGGTGGCGAGCGCCGGTCGTGCCGCGGCCTTCGGAGGCGACCGGGTGCGCTTCGATGCGCTGCGTGCAGACGCGGAGGAACTCGTTCCGCGGTTGGAGACCAGTGAGACACTGGCGGCCTCGCTGCTCGATCTCGCCTGGGGTGCCGTCGCGCTACGCGCTTGGGAGACGGCGACCGAACTGGCGACCCGCGCAGGGGAGGTGGCCCGCTCGCGCAGCGAATCGGACACGGTGGTGTTCGCCGACCTGGTCATCGCCGCGGCCGAACGAAAAGATGCGAGCGAGATCGACAGGGTGTCGCCGGTGCGAATCACCGCGGGTGCGGGGGGAGAGCAACTGGCGGAGGATTTCGTGGCGACGCTGGACCGCGCCCGCGCCCGCGCAGGTGCTGCGTGAGCGGCCTCGGGGTGATGAACGCTCTGGTGACCAAGCACGATCCGGACGTCCGCGGCTCGTCCGCCCGCATCATGGGAGCTGCGTGGCGGACGAGGCCGTGGAGCC from Longimicrobium sp. harbors:
- a CDS encoding tetratricopeptide repeat protein, producing the protein MPLPTASAHDDPASPAFPTGTTLAPDLLSELPHDAAFALWQVLRCVELWTAEPEGARREVFDRAYMERWERSLLTGPLEPEARFPLAVVVSELAAATAGGGRLPWACVCVADWALGRGARRAGLAFAEAAARTAPQQPRYAWLAGRLLRGHGNARDGERWLRRAHRLAVVQRDWETQARSLTSLGNVCLETGRYPEARGYHSRALRISRRFRLREQEAMALHDLFVIASVEGSRGEAERYARGALEAYGPFDRRIPALAHDLAYSWMEQGYFARALSLFSALRPYFSRPNEELRMVASAGRAAAFGGDRVRFDALRADAEELVPRLETSETLAASLLDLAWGAVALRAWETATELATRAGEVARSRSESDTVVFADLVIAAAERKDASEIDRVSPVRITAGAGGEQLAEDFVATLDRARARAGAA